The sequence ATCAGTAGTACAAAcctcaaaattattaaaaatgatgtataatgattaaaataatattaaaaatgcaacaaatttTCGTAAAGAAAATTTCAATTTATaacaaaatatagaaatattgtATAAGCACTTCATATGATTTATATCCAAAATCGTTCTTCGTAGAATAATTGAAGCTGTCAGATGAATGTAAtattgtaaaaagtaaaaagagacGTTAAAAAAGCACATGTTGGGTTGCCTTAAATTCGTATTCAAGTACGGTGGCCTACCTGCGTGTATTTCAATTACGCATCTCGAATTGCAATGTGGTGTCTTTACCGTCCAGTCCACAAGGTGGCGGTACTACATCTGTTGTCAGCTATTGATTCCGGCGAAGAAGAAAATGACTCCACAAAGTTGTACGCACTGcggctgctcctgctgctgctgatggtaaCGGAAGCTGTTAGTAAGTATCTAAGTTATGGCGTGCAGAGAAACTTTAGTACATATTTGAGTACCGCACGGAGTAAGAAAGCGCGCTTTGGCGGTCTTATCGTGTTACAATTGTCAAATTATCTGACCAACTTAAACTTAACAGGCTTAAACCATAGGTTGACAGCGACTCTCCGtgataaaaatgtgtctttgctTTGTAGCACATTATTAGGCTACCTGATGCTCTGTGGGTAAATATCAATTTGATTTAATTGTCAAATACATAACTTGTCAGCTGATTCCACCCATTGCAACAGCAGGTTAAACTATAACCGAAGAAACTGTAGTTAATAGCCGACATGAAGCTTGCATTATAAAACgcaaacataaatacacaaatgtgtTAAAGCTATTGGTGTTTTCTGGTGAGattcatgttttatatatatttttcagaATAATCATTCCATCACTTATAGCGAGCAATAAGATGTCCAATAATATAATggtacaaaatacaaaataaagtaagTCCTTACATGGGAAGAGCTGCAATGTCTTTTGTGACCTTAAAGATTGATTGATGAAAATTGTTCACTGGACTAATCGATGAAATGTTTGCTTCAAGGTGCTGTATGCTCCTCCCAACATGATATCAGGTGTGCAGGcaaaaaagaaaccacaacGCTGAGAGAAAGTGATGCCTACACACTGAATCGATGCTCCCCAAAATACAATTTATTAAGTACAATTAAGACCGACAAGGTCCATATACGGACTTCAGCTGGACTGATATTTACAGCACCAAACCCATACACAGCTTCATATCAGTCAGTGAGGTTTGAATGACGCACAGTGATGCagataataaatattattatatcagATTCCAAGAGAGGTTGCATTTGGCTACATCATAGTAATGTTGAAACATCGTAATTGTACTTCATAGCTCTTTTTGAGAGCTTTTGTTCAGTTTGCAAGCACCTCTCaccctgaaaacacatttttctcttcaaattATACCCAGTGTTAATGATTTTTGCACTTCTTTAACAGGTACTGGCAGAAACACTCATCATGGCAACACCGGTGTCTGTGCTCCGCCTGCCGAAAGGACCCGACCCAAACAGCCGGGGATTTGACCCCAAATCACCCCGCTTCATCGCTCTCTGCCGTACGTCCATTCCCACTTCTGCTGCATCGGAGGCGGACgccgagcagctgcagagagagcagcGCGCCCGGTCTGTGCTGAGAGAGAGTTTCCTCCGCTGTCTCCTCTCCATGACCAACAAGAAGGTTCACTTTCACATGCATGAGAACGTGAAGGTGGAGGCAACCTTTGGGGCGTCGGACATCGACGTGCTGAATTTTCAGGTGTCGGACCTGCACACTCCCATCGGGGTTCAAAAAGAAGCGCTGATCAGGTGTCAGGATgtgatttcattcagttttgatTTATGAACATCTCAGGCTTCTGCTTACTTGAGATAAGAAGCACTTTAGAGTCTCGATTGGTCAGCTCCAGTTTCACACTTTGTCAGAAATTTGTAAAACCAGTTATATTACATCTAAACAGTGTGGGTAAAGTTGTCCAGTTCAGTCTTGTTTGTATAGTTTGGCCAATCATCCCGTCCTGTCTGACTCTCACAAGCAGTTTCCCTTGTTCACC comes from Scatophagus argus isolate fScaArg1 chromosome 5, fScaArg1.pri, whole genome shotgun sequence and encodes:
- the gemin7 gene encoding gem-associated protein 7, producing MATPVSVLRLPKGPDPNSRGFDPKSPRFIALCRTSIPTSAASEADAEQLQREQRARSVLRESFLRCLLSMTNKKVHFHMHENVKVEATFGASDIDVLNFQVSDLHTPIGVQKEALIRCQDVISFSFDL